The following proteins come from a genomic window of Helicobacter canadensis MIT 98-5491:
- a CDS encoding uroporphyrinogen-III synthase: protein MRKVYYITKKNTNRLIKEVEYLELLEICFVEDSMLKQKIKEVECLLFTSKNAVFALEHFMPKEWQNLPCYVIGEGSKKALESLGGKVEFVASAAYGDLFGRELVEILRGKKVLFVRAKKVASNLVEILKKGGIVVLESILYETKILNISEDKKQSFKEDSIFFFSAPSSLRAFLQNYAWRESYLALCIGKSTAKVAEELLGKNAKISLSPKINIKDSLEFAKQLARENNNE from the coding sequence ATGAGAAAAGTTTATTATATCACAAAAAAAAATACAAATAGACTAATAAAAGAAGTGGAGTATTTAGAGCTTTTAGAGATTTGCTTTGTAGAAGATTCTATGCTCAAACAAAAGATTAAAGAAGTGGAATGTTTGCTTTTTACTTCTAAAAATGCTGTTTTTGCCCTAGAACATTTTATGCCAAAAGAATGGCAGAATCTACCTTGTTATGTGATTGGAGAGGGAAGCAAAAAGGCTTTAGAGAGTCTTGGTGGCAAGGTAGAATTTGTTGCTTCTGCTGCTTATGGAGATTTATTTGGAAGAGAATTAGTGGAAATTTTAAGGGGCAAAAAGGTGCTTTTTGTGCGTGCAAAAAAAGTTGCTTCTAATCTTGTGGAAATTTTAAAAAAAGGGGGGATTGTGGTGTTAGAATCAATTTTGTATGAAACTAAGATTTTGAATATTTCTGAAGATAAAAAGCAGAGTTTCAAAGAAGATTCTATTTTCTTTTTTAGCGCCCCCTCAAGCCTTAGGGCTTTTTTGCAAAATTATGCGTGGAGAGAAAGTTATTTAGCACTTTGCATTGGTAAAAGCACTGCTAAAGTAGCAGAGGAGCTTTTAGGAAAAAATGCAAAAATATCGCTTTCTCCTAAAATTAATATAAAAGATTCATTAGAATTTGCCAAACAACTTGCTAGGGAAAATAATAATGAGTAA
- a CDS encoding MATE family efflux transporter: protein MSKIDLKTAAIPRLFFTYFLPSLVAMLALSTYSTIDGIFVGKKLGENALAAIGVAWPIFPILIAFELLFSVGAAAMSSYFLGKGKPFRARIIFSSVFYFALFTSLVGGIILYCFSDAIALYLGASETLLPLVRDYTEIIYLGAFIIVLHPMLDIFAINDKQPILAMIAMIIGSLMNIVLNYLFLFILELGIHSSALATILGHGIGMCILLQHFLRKKGDLFLIKTFDIYAILMATKNGIPQSSSEISVSMMMLIFNHTIVGIAGDRGLAIYSVLMYVGIIPFTILLSMAQGVQPIASFNYGAKLLGRVKGIFYFGLGFSLLGGVALYIGFYYLSPLIIPWFLQDDIVLRDSNLINDIKWAMDIYFLGYILLGINIVSAIFFQSIQRTASSFIITFSYTLLFALFFVLILPKFYGFMGVIISYPLGILCASFVSLAVIFYEQRSGVLTIKN, encoded by the coding sequence ATGAGTAAAATTGACTTAAAAACAGCTGCAATTCCAAGATTATTTTTCACTTATTTTCTACCTTCATTAGTAGCAATGCTTGCTTTATCAACTTATTCTACGATTGATGGAATCTTTGTGGGTAAAAAGTTAGGTGAAAATGCTCTTGCTGCTATTGGGGTTGCGTGGCCCATTTTTCCTATTCTCATTGCATTTGAATTGCTTTTTAGTGTGGGTGCTGCGGCAATGAGTTCTTATTTTTTGGGCAAAGGAAAGCCTTTTAGGGCTAGAATAATTTTTAGTTCAGTTTTTTATTTTGCACTTTTTACTTCTTTGGTTGGTGGAATCATACTTTATTGTTTTAGTGATGCAATCGCCCTATATCTTGGAGCTAGTGAGACTTTATTGCCTTTAGTGAGAGATTATACAGAGATTATTTATTTGGGGGCTTTTATAATTGTTTTGCATCCAATGCTTGATATTTTTGCAATCAATGACAAACAGCCCATTTTGGCAATGATAGCAATGATTATTGGATCGTTAATGAATATTGTTTTAAATTATCTTTTTTTGTTTATTTTAGAGTTAGGGATTCATTCAAGTGCTTTGGCTACAATTTTGGGGCATGGGATTGGAATGTGTATCTTATTGCAACATTTTTTGCGCAAAAAAGGAGATTTATTTTTAATTAAAACTTTTGATATTTATGCAATTTTAATGGCAACTAAAAATGGCATTCCCCAAAGCAGTTCTGAAATTAGCGTGAGTATGATGATGCTAATTTTTAATCACACGATTGTTGGAATTGCTGGGGATAGGGGATTGGCGATTTATAGTGTTTTAATGTATGTGGGAATTATACCTTTTACGATTTTATTGTCAATGGCTCAAGGAGTTCAGCCTATTGCGAGTTTTAATTATGGAGCAAAGCTTTTAGGAAGAGTGAAAGGGATTTTTTACTTTGGTTTAGGTTTTAGTTTATTAGGAGGGGTTGCACTTTATATTGGTTTTTATTATTTATCTCCCTTGATTATTCCTTGGTTTTTGCAAGATGATATTGTCTTGCGTGATTCTAATTTAATAAATGATATTAAATGGGCTATGGATATTTATTTTTTAGGTTATATTCTTTTGGGAATCAATATTGTGAGTGCAATTTTCTTTCAATCGATTCAAAGGACAGCAAGCTCTTTTATAATTACTTTTTCTTACACTTTATTATTTGCTTTGTTTTTTGTATTAATTTTGCCAAAATTTTATGGATTTATGGGGGTAATTATTTCCTATCCACTTGGGATTTTGTGTGCAAGTTTTGTTTCTTTGGCAGTTATATTTTATGAGCAAAGATCTGGGGTTTTAACAATTAAAAATTAA
- a CDS encoding aspartate ammonia-lyase, whose amino-acid sequence MATRKEHDFIGELEIPEDVYYGVQTYRAVDNFHMTQRKLRDYPFFIKAFAQVKKAAALANKEVGVLDADKADALAAACDRLIAGEFIEQFVVDMIQGGAGTSTNMNVNEVLTNIALESMGHKKGEYQYLHPNDHTNLGQSTNDTYPSSIKVATHKKLGDLLEAMEELKEELLKKAEEYKDYIKMGRTELEDAVPTTLGNTFNAFASYIKSDIAKLKAAREVMEVLNLGATAIGTGINCHPDYKNVVEKRLKEITGVNFRPAEDLIAATQDTADFVYVSGCLKTAAVRLSKIANDLRLMNSGPRCGLGEINLPKMQPGSSIMPGKVNPVICEAVGEACYEVIGNDVTIMLCSERGEFELNAFEPGIAYALFNSLVVLENAMRTLAQKAIKHLSANPEACKQSVLNSIGIVTAFNPILGYEKSASIAKEALQTGKSVGDICLERGYLPKEEIDKILDPKNMLNPQMKAKK is encoded by the coding sequence ATGGCAACTAGAAAAGAACACGATTTTATAGGGGAGCTTGAAATACCAGAAGATGTTTATTATGGAGTGCAAACTTATCGTGCAGTAGATAATTTTCATATGACACAACGCAAATTAAGGGATTATCCATTTTTTATTAAAGCTTTTGCGCAAGTTAAAAAAGCAGCTGCTTTAGCCAATAAAGAAGTGGGGGTTTTAGATGCAGATAAAGCAGATGCTTTGGCGGCTGCTTGTGATAGGTTGATTGCAGGAGAGTTTATTGAACAATTTGTTGTGGATATGATTCAAGGAGGTGCTGGGACTTCTACTAATATGAATGTTAATGAAGTGCTAACTAACATTGCGCTAGAGAGTATGGGGCATAAAAAAGGTGAATATCAATACCTTCATCCAAATGATCACACTAATTTAGGGCAATCCACCAATGATACTTATCCAAGCTCTATTAAAGTAGCAACACATAAGAAGCTAGGAGATTTGCTTGAAGCAATGGAAGAATTAAAAGAAGAACTTCTTAAAAAAGCTGAGGAATATAAAGATTATATCAAAATGGGAAGAACAGAGCTTGAAGATGCTGTGCCAACTACTTTGGGAAATACTTTTAATGCCTTTGCGAGTTATATTAAAAGTGATATTGCAAAACTTAAAGCCGCAAGAGAAGTTATGGAAGTTTTAAATCTTGGTGCAACAGCAATTGGGACAGGAATTAATTGCCATCCAGATTATAAAAATGTTGTTGAGAAAAGATTAAAAGAAATTACAGGAGTAAATTTTAGACCCGCAGAAGATTTAATTGCAGCTACTCAAGACACTGCTGATTTTGTTTATGTAAGTGGTTGTTTAAAAACTGCGGCAGTAAGACTTTCTAAAATTGCTAATGACTTGAGATTGATGAATTCTGGACCTCGATGCGGATTAGGAGAAATTAATTTACCTAAGATGCAACCTGGAAGTTCTATTATGCCTGGAAAAGTAAATCCTGTTATTTGCGAGGCTGTTGGTGAGGCTTGTTATGAAGTTATTGGCAATGATGTTACGATTATGCTTTGTAGTGAAAGGGGAGAGTTTGAGCTTAATGCATTTGAACCTGGAATTGCCTATGCGCTTTTTAATTCTTTAGTTGTGCTAGAAAATGCAATGCGAACTTTAGCACAAAAGGCCATTAAACATTTAAGTGCAAATCCTGAAGCTTGCAAACAATCAGTGCTTAATTCTATTGGAATTGTAACAGCCTTTAATCCAATTTTAGGATATGAAAAATCCGCAAGTATCGCAAAAGAAGCCTTACAAACTGGAAAATCAGTAGGGGATATTTGCCTAGAGAGAGGATATTTACCTAAAGAGGAAATTGATAAAATATTAGATCCAAAAAATATGCTTAATCCGCAAATGAAAGCAAAAAAATAA